Within the Gemmatimonadaceae bacterium genome, the region CCTCTACTTCGACCCGGGCGACGGGCGATTGCTCACGGTCTTTACCAATGAGACCAGGCAGGATGCGGGGCGCGCCGCTCCACGCGAGATCGGTTCTGTGGACCACATCGCGTTCAACGTCTCACAGGCGACGTTCAAGGAAGCCGCCGCCCGTCTCACCGATCGTGGCATCTCGTTTTATGAGCGTGACCGCGGTTTCATGGACTCGATCTATCTGAAGGATCCCAATGGACTGACGGTCGAGCTTGCCTGCTACAAGTTCCAGACGCCCGAGGGATTCCGGGATGCCGACGTGCTGATGCAGGCCCACCGCCTACGCGGCGAGCGTGGCGACCATCACATTACCGAGGAGCACCTGGCGGATGCGATCGAGCTGCTGATGCAAACCCGCG harbors:
- a CDS encoding VOC family protein yields the protein MKKIQIQGLHHITIVGSTKQSAVDFWQGALGMPFVMEQPNLGNPDENHLYFDPGDGRLLTVFTNETRQDAGRAAPREIGSVDHIAFNVSQATFKEAAARLTDRGISFYERDRGFMDSIYLKDPNGLTVELACYKFQTPEGFRDADVLMQAHRLRGERGDHHITEEHLADAIELLMQTRDRLPT